A stretch of the Vigna radiata var. radiata cultivar VC1973A chromosome 9, Vradiata_ver6, whole genome shotgun sequence genome encodes the following:
- the LOC106773497 gene encoding beta-conglycinin, beta chain-like: MLRARVQFLLGILLLASLSISFGILHWEHQESQEESDSRGQNNPFYFSSHKRFHTLFKNQYGHLRVLHRFDQRFGQILNLENYRVVQFKSKPNTLLLPHHADADFLLVVLNGRAILTLVNPDGRDSYILEQGHAQKIPAGTTFFLVNPNDNDNLRIIKLAIPVNNPHRFQNFFLSSTEAQQSYLRGFSKNILEASFDSDFKEIDRVLFGEERQQQHGEESQEEGVIVELKREQIRELIKHAKSSSRKELSSQDEPFNLRNNNPIYSNKFGRWYEITPERNPQLKDLDVFISSVDMEEVEHFFLHLTRLILYLPILF; this comes from the exons ATGCTGAGAGCAAGGGTTCAGTTCTTGCTGGGAATTCTTTTGCTAGCATCACTTTCTATCTCTTTCGGCATTCTCCACTGGGAGCACCAAGAGAGCCAAGAAGAGTCTGATTCAAGAGGACAAAATAACCCCTTCTACTTCAGCTCCCACAAGAGGTTCCACACTCTATTCAAAAACCAATATGGTCATCTTCGGGTCCTCCACAGGTTCGACCAACGCTTCGGacaaattctaaatcttgaaaacTACCGTGTCGTACAGTTCAAGTCCAAACCCAACACCCTCCTTCTTCCTCACCATGCTGATGCCGATTTCCTCCTAGTCGTCCTTAATG GTAGAGCCATACTCACTTTGGTGAACCCTGATGGCAGAGACTCCTACATTCTTGAGCAAGGCCATGCTCAGAAAATCCCTGCAGGAACCACTTTCTTTTTGGTTAACCCTAACGACAACGACAATCTCAGAATAATCAAACTCGCCATACCTGTTAACAACCCTCACAGATTTCAA AACTTTTTCCTATCTAGCACAGAAGCCCAGCAATCCTACTTGAGAGGCTTCAGCAAGAATATTCTAGAGGCCTCCTTCGAT AGCGACTTCAAGGAGATAGACAGGGTTCTATTTGGAGAAGAGAGACAACAACAGCATGGGGAAGAGAGTCAGGAAGAGGGAGTGATTGTAGAACTTAAAAGGGAACAGATTCGGGAATTGATCAAACATGCCAAATCTAGTTCAAGGAAAGAACTCTCCTCCCAAGATGAACCATTCAACCTGAGAAACAACAATCCCATCTACTCCAACAAATTTGGAAGGTGGTATGAGATCACCCCGGAGAGAAACCCCCAACTTAAGGACTTGGACGTGTTCATCAGTTCTGTGGATATGGAAGAGGTAGAgcatttcttcctgcacctcacCAGACTCATCCTATACCTcccaattcttttttaa